A region of Fimbriimonadaceae bacterium DNA encodes the following proteins:
- the comM gene encoding Competence protein ComM, producing the protein MIARATGATLSGIEALPVHVEVDLVSGDFKFILVGLPDKAVEESRERVHTAVRNSGLDWPNRRVICNLAPGDVRKEGPALDLPIAAAILCAQKQVPQSELDETLVIGELGLDGKLRPIDGAVNIALMCRDKGIKRLIVPRENAAEASVAVPVEVYGIDHLVEMAELLNGSLAFNAVEPVMNGQAALPQYLVDFSDVKGQKHAIRALEIAAAGGHNVLMTGPPGSGKTMLARRLPTILPPLSLEESIEVTRIHSASGNKGQREGLIWERPFRAPHHTSSYAAIVGGGKNPKPGEVSLGHFGVLFMDELPEFDRDVLEALRQPLEDGIVSVARVQASLVFPAECIFVGAMNPCPCGFKGYPEEKCIGAGCGRYAGRISGPLMDRIDIHLNVPRLRPDELIKAPEAEASAAIRERVIQARARQDARLGNSRVNAKMSPRELRDGIDLSAECVEFMRVVSSRLNLSARVYDRILKVARTIADLAESDAIEKAHLSEAVQYREVE; encoded by the coding sequence ATGATCGCACGGGCGACGGGGGCAACCTTGAGCGGAATTGAAGCCCTGCCCGTTCACGTCGAGGTCGATCTTGTCAGCGGCGACTTCAAGTTCATTCTCGTTGGCCTCCCCGACAAGGCGGTCGAAGAAAGCCGTGAGCGCGTGCATACAGCGGTTCGCAACAGCGGATTGGATTGGCCCAATCGGCGCGTGATCTGCAACCTGGCGCCCGGCGATGTCCGCAAGGAGGGTCCCGCGCTCGACCTGCCCATCGCAGCTGCCATTCTCTGCGCCCAAAAGCAGGTGCCTCAATCCGAGTTGGACGAGACCTTGGTGATCGGTGAGCTAGGACTTGACGGCAAGCTGAGGCCAATCGACGGTGCGGTGAACATCGCGCTGATGTGCCGCGACAAGGGAATCAAGCGGCTGATCGTCCCGCGTGAGAATGCGGCGGAAGCCTCCGTCGCCGTGCCGGTGGAGGTCTATGGCATCGACCACCTTGTCGAGATGGCCGAGCTGCTCAACGGCTCGCTGGCGTTCAATGCCGTCGAACCGGTGATGAACGGCCAGGCAGCGCTGCCTCAGTACCTGGTCGACTTCAGCGACGTGAAGGGCCAGAAGCACGCCATCCGGGCTCTCGAAATCGCCGCAGCGGGTGGCCACAACGTGCTGATGACGGGCCCGCCGGGGTCGGGCAAAACCATGCTCGCACGGCGCCTGCCCACGATTCTGCCGCCACTCAGCCTGGAGGAGAGCATCGAAGTCACGCGCATCCACAGCGCGAGCGGCAACAAGGGCCAGCGGGAAGGGCTCATCTGGGAGCGGCCTTTCCGCGCGCCCCACCACACGAGCAGCTATGCGGCGATCGTCGGCGGGGGCAAGAATCCCAAACCGGGCGAGGTCTCGCTGGGTCATTTCGGAGTCTTGTTCATGGACGAGCTGCCCGAATTCGATAGGGACGTGCTGGAAGCCCTTCGTCAACCGCTTGAGGATGGGATCGTCAGCGTGGCGCGGGTGCAGGCCAGTCTGGTGTTTCCCGCCGAGTGCATCTTCGTCGGAGCGATGAATCCCTGTCCGTGCGGGTTCAAAGGCTATCCCGAGGAAAAGTGCATCGGCGCCGGATGCGGCCGCTACGCGGGCCGGATCAGCGGACCCCTCATGGACCGGATCGACATCCATCTCAATGTACCGAGACTGCGACCGGATGAGCTGATCAAGGCGCCCGAAGCTGAAGCCAGCGCGGCGATCCGAGAGCGGGTGATCCAGGCCCGGGCGAGGCAGGATGCGCGGCTGGGCAATTCCCGAGTCAACGCCAAGATGTCGCCTCGCGAGCTACGGGATGGCATCGATCTCTCGGCGGAATGCGTGGAGTTCATGCGCGTCGTTTCGTCGCGGTTGAATCTATCCGCGCGGGTGTATGACCGTATTCTGAAGGTGGCGCGGACGATCGCGGACTTGGCGGAGTCAGATGCGATCGAGAAGGCGCACCTATCGGAAGCCGTACAGTACCGGGAAGTGGAATGA
- the typA gene encoding GTP-binding protein TypA/BipA, translated as MGSGTIRNIGIIAHVDHGKTTLVDAIFRQAGTFRENQHMQERVMDSNDLERERGITILSKVAAVRYKDYKINIVDTPGHADFGGEVERVLSMVDGVLLVVDAHEGPMPQTRFVLKKAFQHGLKPIVCINKIDREGARPLEAYDRTIDLFIDLGANEDDLFFPHLYTSGSAGFARVSPDGSEQTMRELFETIVNAVPPHDGTVDGPFQLQINNLDYNDYVGRMFGGKVLQGTVRVGDRLNHRKPHTDKVVGFNVTKLWTYEGIELKEVESASAGEIVMLAGLDDVLLFDTIAAPEITEALPAFDIEPSTLSMNFFANNSPLAGRDGGKFITIQKIRERIEKEEAVSVSLQIDRDAPADTVKVKARGELQLAILIETMRRESYEMQISRPQVIYRKGLEGNEEPIEVLTLELPSEYMGDVMEELARRKGEMLDMQQNANGTVRIQYRIPTRGIIGFRSNYLTMTRGLGILSSIFEGYGPYRGEVVSRTQGSLIAKDPGKLTRYAYEDIQERGVLFYPVGTEVYGGMVVGANARDEDMIVNAIKEKHATNMRSATSDSTTVLDPHKDFSLEQALSWLRDDELLEVTPKQLRFRKKTLDHSQRRVEERRSEVPA; from the coding sequence ATGGGCTCTGGAACTATCCGTAACATCGGGATCATTGCCCATGTCGATCATGGCAAGACGACGCTCGTCGACGCCATCTTCCGCCAAGCCGGCACGTTCCGCGAGAACCAGCACATGCAGGAACGGGTCATGGACTCGAACGATTTGGAACGCGAGCGGGGGATCACCATCCTCTCGAAGGTCGCGGCCGTCCGCTATAAGGATTACAAGATCAACATCGTCGATACACCCGGCCATGCCGACTTCGGGGGTGAAGTGGAGCGGGTGCTCAGCATGGTCGACGGTGTCCTCCTTGTCGTCGATGCCCACGAGGGGCCGATGCCGCAGACGCGATTCGTGCTCAAGAAGGCCTTCCAGCACGGATTGAAGCCGATCGTCTGCATCAACAAGATCGACCGCGAGGGCGCCCGACCGCTTGAGGCATACGATCGCACGATCGACCTCTTTATCGACCTCGGGGCCAACGAGGACGACCTCTTCTTTCCGCACCTCTACACGAGCGGCTCGGCGGGCTTTGCGCGGGTTTCGCCCGATGGCAGCGAACAGACGATGCGGGAGCTCTTTGAGACGATCGTCAACGCGGTGCCACCCCACGATGGCACCGTGGACGGGCCGTTTCAGCTCCAGATCAACAACCTCGATTACAACGATTACGTGGGCCGGATGTTTGGCGGAAAGGTTCTTCAGGGCACAGTTCGCGTCGGCGACCGCCTGAACCACCGCAAGCCGCACACCGACAAGGTCGTCGGATTCAATGTGACGAAGCTGTGGACCTACGAAGGCATCGAGCTGAAGGAAGTCGAGTCGGCGTCGGCGGGAGAGATCGTGATGCTGGCCGGCCTCGACGATGTCCTGCTCTTCGACACGATCGCCGCGCCAGAAATCACCGAGGCATTGCCGGCATTCGACATCGAGCCCAGCACGCTGAGCATGAACTTCTTTGCCAATAATTCGCCGCTTGCGGGGCGAGATGGCGGCAAGTTCATCACGATTCAGAAGATACGCGAGCGGATCGAGAAGGAAGAGGCCGTAAGTGTTTCGCTCCAGATCGACCGGGACGCTCCCGCCGATACGGTCAAGGTGAAGGCGCGCGGCGAATTGCAACTCGCCATTTTGATTGAGACGATGCGGCGCGAGTCGTATGAGATGCAGATTTCGCGTCCGCAGGTGATCTATCGCAAGGGTCTCGAGGGTAACGAGGAGCCGATCGAGGTTTTGACTCTCGAACTGCCGAGCGAATACATGGGCGACGTCATGGAGGAGCTGGCCCGCCGCAAAGGCGAGATGCTCGATATGCAGCAGAACGCCAACGGCACTGTCCGCATCCAATACCGGATTCCCACCCGGGGCATCATCGGCTTCCGATCGAACTACCTGACGATGACGCGCGGCCTCGGCATCCTCTCATCCATCTTCGAGGGCTACGGCCCGTATCGAGGGGAAGTCGTGAGCCGCACGCAGGGCTCGCTGATCGCGAAGGACCCAGGCAAGCTGACTCGCTATGCCTATGAGGACATCCAGGAGCGCGGGGTGCTGTTTTATCCGGTCGGAACCGAGGTGTACGGCGGCATGGTCGTCGGGGCGAACGCCCGTGACGAAGACATGATCGTCAATGCGATCAAAGAGAAGCACGCCACGAACATGCGATCGGCGACGAGCGACTCAACAACCGTGCTCGATCCTCACAAGGATTTCTCGTTAGAGCAAGCTCTGAGCTGGCTGCGGGACGACGAACTGCTCGAGGTCACGCCGAAGCAACTGCGGTTCAGAAAGAAAACGCTCGACCACTCGCAACGGCGGGTGGAGGAGCGGCGATCCGAAGTGCCGGCTTAG
- the scoA gene encoding putative succinyl-CoA:3-ketoacid coenzyme A transferase subunit A, with product MDKVYSSAAQALEGYLFDGMTLMSGGFGLCGIPENLIEAIRQSGIKGITAISNNCGVDDFGLGPLLYARQIKKMVSSYVGENSEFERQFLAGELEVEFNPQGTLAERIRAGGAGIPAFFTKTGYGTVVAEGKETRQFDGEWYVMESGLRADLSIVKAWKGDRSGNLVFRKTARNFNPMMATAGKRCVAEVEELVEVGELDGDEIHTPGIFVDRVLAGGSFEKRIERLTTRPRE from the coding sequence ATGGATAAGGTTTATAGCAGCGCCGCGCAGGCCCTCGAAGGCTATCTGTTCGACGGGATGACGCTAATGTCGGGTGGGTTTGGCCTCTGTGGAATCCCCGAAAACCTCATCGAGGCCATCCGGCAGAGCGGGATCAAAGGCATCACCGCGATCAGCAACAACTGTGGGGTCGACGATTTCGGCCTCGGACCGCTCCTGTATGCACGCCAGATCAAGAAGATGGTGTCCTCCTACGTCGGCGAGAATTCGGAGTTTGAGCGGCAGTTTCTTGCCGGAGAGTTGGAAGTCGAGTTCAACCCGCAAGGCACCCTTGCTGAACGGATTCGGGCCGGGGGCGCCGGCATTCCCGCTTTCTTCACCAAGACCGGCTACGGAACCGTCGTTGCCGAAGGCAAGGAAACGCGACAGTTCGATGGCGAATGGTATGTGATGGAGTCAGGCCTGCGTGCCGACCTCAGCATTGTCAAGGCCTGGAAAGGCGATCGCTCAGGCAATCTGGTGTTCCGCAAGACCGCGCGCAACTTCAATCCGATGATGGCGACCGCCGGCAAGCGGTGCGTGGCGGAGGTGGAAGAGCTGGTCGAGGTCGGCGAACTGGACGGAGATGAAATCCACACGCCCGGCATCTTCGTCGACCGGGTACTCGCGGGCGGCAGCTTCGAGAAGCGGATCGAGCGCCTGACGACAAGGCCCCGGGAGTAG
- the nrnA gene encoding Bifunctional oligoribonuclease and PAP phosphatase NrnA codes for MAVQPGRQDESWPLPIDPALVSAFRNEILSARSVLVGTHLNPDGDALGSALALSEYLRAEQVDHEVLCNNAAPANLRFLPGVDRIRQAPVQEREWDLGIVLDLDTLDRLGKVKPFFESCARLVVIDHHVPHEAPGNLRIVDTSKPATAVILANLLVALGATITPPMATCLLAGIVTDTGSFRFRNTTPESLEIAARLLSVGGSLEEITENVYHTRPLAAVRLLGVTLERIRLRSGNRLGWSVISADDYQTCEAMDEHTEGFVNEILSIDTVQIAALIRQPGPGRLVRCSLRSRGHYDVAEVARQFGGGGHRNAAGCTFETTLEEAELTLVAALEQCLASS; via the coding sequence ATGGCCGTCCAACCCGGCCGCCAGGACGAATCCTGGCCGCTACCCATCGACCCCGCGCTCGTCAGTGCCTTTCGAAACGAGATTCTTTCGGCGAGATCCGTACTGGTCGGCACGCACCTCAATCCAGATGGCGATGCGCTTGGATCGGCGCTCGCTCTCTCCGAATACCTTCGGGCCGAGCAGGTCGATCATGAAGTGCTTTGCAATAACGCGGCCCCGGCCAATCTTCGCTTTTTGCCGGGAGTCGATCGAATTCGCCAAGCCCCAGTTCAAGAAAGGGAATGGGACTTGGGCATCGTCCTCGACCTTGATACCCTTGACCGGCTGGGGAAGGTCAAGCCTTTTTTCGAGTCCTGTGCGCGACTTGTCGTGATCGATCACCACGTTCCGCATGAGGCCCCCGGCAACCTTCGGATCGTCGATACGTCCAAGCCGGCCACCGCGGTGATCCTCGCCAATCTTCTCGTCGCCCTCGGAGCGACGATCACACCGCCAATGGCGACCTGTCTTCTCGCCGGTATCGTGACGGACACGGGCAGCTTCCGCTTCAGGAACACGACACCGGAATCGCTGGAGATCGCAGCCCGCCTACTCTCGGTCGGCGGAAGCCTGGAGGAGATCACCGAGAACGTCTATCATACGCGGCCGTTGGCCGCGGTCAGACTGCTTGGCGTTACGTTGGAGCGAATACGGCTGCGATCTGGGAATCGGTTAGGCTGGTCCGTCATTTCTGCCGACGACTATCAGACTTGCGAAGCGATGGACGAGCACACCGAGGGCTTCGTCAATGAGATCCTCTCAATCGATACCGTCCAGATCGCCGCCCTTATACGCCAGCCTGGACCGGGGCGCCTGGTCCGTTGCAGCCTGCGGTCTCGTGGCCACTACGATGTCGCAGAGGTAGCTCGCCAGTTCGGAGGCGGCGGCCACCGCAACGCCGCCGGCTGCACCTTCGAAACAACTCTCGAAGAAGCGGAACTGACCCTTGTGGCCGCATTGGAACAATGCTTGGCATCGTCCTGA
- the truB gene encoding tRNA pseudouridine synthase B produces MLGIVLIDKPAGITSHDVVNRVRRQYGTRRVGHSGTLDPSATGLLVVAIGPATRFLQYLPMEPKEYTGRIRFGIETTTQDAEGDTVQERPLPGDLTDRITETLPSFIGEIQQTPPMYSAIKRDGKPLYAYARAGQEVERQDRTVYIKEFKSGGIEADQMEFLVVCSGGTYVRTLAHDLGQAVGCGAHLASLRRTRVGRFSVDQAVALDALDHGTILPLSQALPPMPILSLGFQQVAAIREGRAIPFAEPPSARLAALADENGEVFSVAEVQGAVLQPQCVIPVGAMGAQV; encoded by the coding sequence ATGCTTGGCATCGTCCTGATCGATAAGCCTGCCGGCATCACATCCCATGATGTCGTCAACCGCGTACGCCGCCAGTACGGCACGCGAAGGGTAGGGCACAGTGGCACCTTGGACCCGAGCGCAACCGGCCTGCTCGTCGTCGCGATCGGTCCGGCCACGCGGTTCCTTCAATACCTGCCAATGGAGCCAAAGGAGTACACCGGTCGGATTCGATTTGGGATTGAAACGACGACACAGGACGCCGAAGGTGACACCGTGCAGGAGCGGCCGTTGCCGGGCGACCTGACCGACCGCATTACTGAAACTCTTCCGAGTTTCATCGGGGAGATTCAGCAGACTCCGCCGATGTACAGCGCCATAAAACGGGATGGAAAGCCGCTCTATGCCTATGCGCGTGCGGGCCAGGAGGTCGAGCGGCAAGACCGCACGGTCTACATCAAGGAATTCAAGAGTGGTGGAATCGAAGCCGACCAGATGGAGTTCCTGGTCGTTTGTTCAGGTGGTACTTACGTTCGGACGTTGGCCCATGACCTCGGCCAAGCGGTTGGCTGTGGCGCCCACCTGGCTTCGCTACGCCGCACGAGAGTGGGTCGGTTTTCGGTCGATCAGGCGGTTGCTCTCGATGCGCTCGATCATGGGACGATCCTGCCGCTTTCCCAGGCGCTGCCGCCGATGCCGATCCTGAGTCTTGGCTTTCAGCAGGTGGCCGCCATACGGGAAGGTCGGGCCATTCCATTTGCCGAACCTCCATCCGCTCGCCTCGCCGCGCTCGCCGATGAAAATGGCGAGGTTTTCAGCGTTGCCGAAGTGCAAGGGGCGGTCTTGCAACCCCAATGCGTGATTCCGGTAGGAGCGATGGGTGCTCAAGTTTGA
- the ppx2 gene encoding Exopolyphosphatase 2 has translation MTRAVLDVGSNSVLVHVAVFENGEWKGLCDSSTVTALGEGVKETSLLSEEGMDRTLDALRTGFEKARSLGAERVVALATMAARIAANTDVFLRRAAEQGTPVAVLSGDDEARYGFAAVSGDPVFRNEARLSIVDPGGHSTEIVVSEEVELFRQSFPVGSLGLRSRYMPSDPPTREEVFRASSSIDAAMAGYDIPAGGCCVVLGATGTNLISIREKFATWRPDRVHGAKLTFEEVGRAVGWLCAMSDRERASLVGLEPGRERTIHLGALILERAMQALGVESCRVSVRGWRHAVLEDDAWFS, from the coding sequence GTGACACGGGCGGTGCTGGACGTCGGCTCGAATTCCGTTCTGGTGCACGTCGCCGTCTTTGAAAATGGCGAGTGGAAGGGCCTCTGCGACTCCTCGACCGTTACCGCTCTGGGAGAAGGCGTGAAGGAAACCAGCCTGCTCAGCGAGGAAGGCATGGACCGGACCCTTGACGCCCTGCGAACGGGTTTCGAGAAAGCGAGGTCCCTTGGCGCCGAGAGGGTCGTGGCACTGGCGACGATGGCTGCCCGGATCGCTGCGAACACCGACGTTTTCCTACGAAGAGCGGCGGAACAGGGCACCCCGGTAGCGGTCCTCTCAGGTGACGACGAGGCAAGGTACGGGTTTGCGGCGGTGTCTGGCGACCCGGTTTTCCGTAATGAAGCGCGACTCTCGATCGTGGACCCCGGGGGCCACAGCACGGAGATTGTCGTGTCGGAGGAAGTCGAACTCTTCCGCCAGAGCTTTCCGGTTGGATCGTTGGGGCTCCGCTCGCGATACATGCCGTCGGATCCACCTACCCGCGAAGAGGTCTTCCGAGCATCGTCTTCGATCGATGCCGCTATGGCGGGTTACGACATTCCCGCGGGTGGATGCTGCGTCGTGCTGGGCGCTACCGGAACGAACCTGATTTCGATCCGCGAAAAATTCGCGACGTGGCGACCGGATCGCGTGCATGGGGCAAAGCTAACGTTTGAAGAGGTCGGCCGCGCGGTTGGGTGGCTATGTGCCATGAGCGACCGGGAGCGGGCGTCACTGGTCGGGCTTGAGCCCGGACGTGAGCGCACCATCCACCTGGGTGCGCTTATCCTGGAACGCGCCATGCAGGCCCTTGGCGTTGAAAGCTGCCGGGTTAGCGTCAGGGGGTGGCGTCACGCGGTTTTGGAAGACGACGCATGGTTCAGTTGA
- the xylB gene encoding Xylulose kinase — protein sequence MARLLGIDIGTSGCKGIVIDEAGNLLAKAHRDYPLQSPRPGWMEQDPEDWLQAASAVVDEIGDRVDAIGLTGQMHGSVFLDSNGKVIRPALLWNDQRTQAECDEIHAKVGRERLVDITGNPALTGFQLPKLLWLRNHEPENFSRLSKLLLPKDYIRYRMTGDHATEVSDASGVGMLDLWQRDWSQEIADRLATDLGLLPRVYESSAVTGRAKGVPVVAGAGDQAAGAVGVGAIDPSVTSVSLGTSGVAFASLPQVKIEPSGSLHTFCHATGGWHAMGVMLSCGGSVEWARSLLYPGEPYSAFDGEVSSRQSCTEGLYFLPYLAGERCPFVDPTAAARFVGLRLGHSRADLARAVLEGACFGLAGCVELLTTLTGTPDEIRVTGGGAKSDVWVQLLADILRMPCVRMRLDEGPAFGASILAGVGIGVWPDVTSASAAAIQTTERFIPGERDFSSALKEFRRFTNEVRRDDY from the coding sequence GTGGCTCGTCTCCTTGGAATCGATATCGGTACGTCCGGATGCAAAGGCATCGTCATCGACGAAGCCGGCAACCTTCTGGCGAAGGCTCACCGAGACTATCCCCTCCAGAGCCCGAGGCCCGGCTGGATGGAGCAGGACCCCGAAGACTGGTTGCAAGCGGCGTCAGCCGTGGTCGACGAGATTGGCGACCGGGTGGATGCCATCGGGCTGACAGGCCAAATGCACGGCTCCGTGTTCCTTGACTCTAACGGAAAGGTCATTCGGCCCGCCTTGCTTTGGAACGATCAGCGGACGCAAGCCGAGTGCGATGAAATCCACGCGAAAGTCGGACGAGAACGCCTGGTCGACATCACCGGAAATCCTGCACTGACCGGATTCCAGCTGCCGAAATTGCTCTGGCTAAGAAACCACGAACCGGAAAACTTCTCCCGCCTTTCCAAGCTCTTGCTTCCCAAGGACTACATTCGATATAGGATGACGGGCGACCACGCCACCGAAGTGAGCGACGCGAGCGGGGTTGGCATGCTCGACCTCTGGCAGCGCGATTGGTCCCAAGAGATAGCCGACCGGCTGGCAACCGATTTGGGCCTGTTGCCGAGAGTCTACGAATCTTCTGCGGTGACTGGAAGAGCCAAGGGCGTGCCTGTGGTTGCCGGCGCCGGCGACCAGGCGGCGGGAGCGGTCGGGGTCGGGGCAATCGATCCATCGGTGACCAGTGTCAGTTTGGGGACGAGCGGCGTCGCATTTGCATCGCTGCCTCAAGTCAAGATCGAACCGTCCGGTAGCCTCCACACCTTTTGCCACGCCACTGGGGGCTGGCATGCCATGGGGGTCATGCTCAGTTGTGGCGGATCGGTCGAGTGGGCACGGAGCCTGCTCTACCCGGGCGAACCATACTCGGCGTTCGACGGTGAGGTTTCCAGCCGCCAATCATGTACGGAGGGCCTATACTTCCTTCCCTATCTCGCCGGCGAACGTTGCCCGTTTGTCGACCCGACCGCAGCAGCCAGGTTCGTTGGATTACGGCTGGGGCACAGTAGAGCGGACCTCGCTCGCGCCGTGTTGGAAGGCGCATGTTTCGGCCTTGCCGGCTGCGTCGAGCTGCTGACGACTCTGACCGGCACTCCGGACGAAATCAGGGTAACGGGCGGCGGCGCAAAAAGCGACGTCTGGGTTCAGCTGCTCGCCGATATTCTTCGAATGCCCTGTGTCCGTATGCGGCTCGACGAGGGGCCGGCGTTCGGGGCCAGTATCCTTGCCGGGGTCGGAATAGGGGTGTGGCCCGACGTGACCAGCGCCTCAGCGGCCGCTATTCAGACGACTGAGCGCTTCATTCCCGGGGAGCGGGATTTTTCAAGCGCCTTAAAGGAATTCAGACGTTTTACCAACGAAGTTCGCCGCGACGATTACTAG
- the pnp_1 gene encoding Polyribonucleotide nucleotidyltransferase gives MMTDDTLTPTSEQSAAPEPPKPEAVATTENAADVPTQLTDETQAAGAAEAVAEPDAAPEPTPAMTAEAPTEPSPEIAPTVAASHPEPEPAAEIAPTAAVAQAEVEPTPEIAPAAEATPEPAPVVASQPEPKPVQAAPTPEAKPAAANDDYLFEQAMADLGNIDTDSDPAFKRLSRGDRVEATVIQVEKDRVFVDLGTKSEGVVPLAELTDQNIDSAHGLVKVGDKINVVVIRPEGSEGNPIVSKKRADFEENWDRIERAFREGVMLTAPVVDRVKGGLVVDIGLRGFVPATHVGSGKLRNIERYLGETLDLKILEIDRERKKVVLSNRQAEEARRAAIKDEIFTKVQPSDILDGTVRRLTDYGAFIDLGGIDGLLHISEMSWMRINHPKEVLKEGQKIKVMVLRLDPSIGKISLGLRQVLPDPWNLIKQNYKIGQKLPVTIGRIVQSGAFIKLPEGAEAFLPISEMSNRRINKPQDVIEEGQEFEVTIIDLRPDERRMVLSLRGTPTYSEARSFDSSPGGYSGGGGGGYDDDDRRRGGPGGKKGKKKGRGGGRDRGDEDYDVGIVGRIPSGGATIGERLGMLKGFTFRSAELGDDDEPLDEETEAKAEETEATEPEKAADSEE, from the coding sequence ATGATGACCGACGACACCCTGACGCCGACGAGCGAGCAATCTGCCGCTCCGGAGCCACCCAAGCCGGAGGCAGTTGCGACGACCGAAAACGCCGCCGACGTCCCGACCCAGTTGACTGACGAAACGCAAGCCGCAGGTGCGGCAGAGGCCGTAGCGGAGCCAGATGCCGCTCCCGAGCCCACGCCTGCGATGACGGCGGAAGCTCCCACCGAGCCAAGCCCGGAGATCGCGCCGACCGTTGCCGCCTCCCACCCCGAGCCGGAGCCAGCCGCAGAAATTGCGCCGACCGCAGCTGTCGCTCAGGCGGAAGTGGAGCCGACACCCGAAATTGCTCCAGCCGCCGAGGCGACGCCCGAACCCGCTCCAGTGGTTGCGAGCCAACCCGAGCCGAAGCCGGTTCAGGCAGCCCCGACGCCCGAAGCAAAACCTGCTGCGGCAAACGACGATTACCTGTTCGAGCAGGCCATGGCGGATCTCGGCAACATCGATACCGATTCCGATCCCGCATTCAAACGGCTTTCTCGAGGTGACCGCGTCGAAGCGACCGTCATTCAGGTCGAAAAGGATCGCGTTTTTGTCGACCTCGGTACGAAGTCCGAGGGTGTCGTTCCTCTCGCCGAGCTCACCGATCAAAACATCGACTCGGCTCACGGCCTGGTAAAGGTGGGCGACAAGATCAATGTCGTCGTCATTCGGCCAGAAGGATCGGAAGGCAACCCGATCGTTTCGAAAAAGCGGGCCGACTTCGAGGAGAACTGGGATCGTATCGAGCGGGCCTTCCGTGAGGGCGTCATGCTGACCGCTCCCGTCGTGGATCGCGTCAAGGGTGGCCTCGTGGTCGACATCGGCTTGAGAGGTTTCGTTCCTGCTACCCACGTCGGTTCCGGCAAACTTCGGAACATCGAGCGATATCTTGGCGAGACACTCGACCTGAAGATTCTCGAGATCGACCGGGAGCGCAAAAAGGTCGTGCTTTCCAACCGGCAAGCCGAGGAAGCGCGCCGCGCCGCGATCAAGGACGAGATCTTCACCAAGGTGCAGCCGAGCGACATCCTGGATGGCACCGTCCGACGCCTTACCGACTACGGCGCCTTCATTGACCTTGGCGGCATCGACGGACTCCTTCACATCAGCGAGATGAGCTGGATGCGGATCAACCATCCCAAGGAAGTTCTCAAGGAAGGCCAGAAGATCAAGGTGATGGTGCTCCGGCTGGACCCGTCCATCGGCAAGATCAGTCTTGGCCTGAGACAGGTACTGCCCGATCCCTGGAACCTCATCAAGCAGAACTACAAGATCGGCCAGAAGCTGCCGGTCACCATTGGGAGAATCGTCCAGAGTGGCGCGTTTATCAAGCTCCCAGAAGGTGCGGAGGCATTTCTGCCGATCAGCGAGATGTCCAACCGGCGGATCAACAAACCGCAGGACGTCATCGAAGAGGGTCAAGAATTCGAAGTAACCATCATCGATCTCCGGCCCGATGAGCGCCGAATGGTGCTGAGCCTGCGCGGCACGCCAACCTACAGCGAAGCACGGTCCTTCGATTCCTCACCCGGTGGTTACAGCGGGGGCGGAGGCGGCGGATATGACGACGATGATCGTCGACGCGGCGGCCCTGGCGGCAAAAAGGGCAAGAAGAAGGGTCGAGGCGGCGGTAGAGACCGCGGCGACGAGGACTACGATGTTGGCATCGTCGGGCGGATCCCATCTGGCGGCGCCACGATCGGCGAACGGCTCGGCATGCTGAAAGGCTTCACCTTCCGCTCTGCCGAGCTAGGTGACGATGATGAGCCGCTTGACGAGGAAACCGAAGCGAAGGCTGAAGAAACCGAAGCCACCGAGCCTGAAAAGGCAGCTGATTCGGAAGAGTAA